The sequence below is a genomic window from Streptomyces sp. NBC_00289.
CCGTCCTCAACGCCTACGCGACGACGCCGGAGATGATGATCGCGGCCCGGGCACTGCTGGGTGTCGCCGGCGCGACCCTGATGCCGGCCACACTCGCCCTGATCCGCAACCTCTTCCACGACCCGCGCGAACGCAGCCTCGCCGTGGGCATCTGGGGTGCCACCGCGTCCGCGGGCACGGCCATCGGGCCCATCGTCGGCGGCTTCCTGCTCGAGCACTTCTGGTGGGGCTCGGTCTTCCTGATCAACCTTCCGGTGATGGTGGTCCTCGTCCTCGTCGGTATCCGGCTGCTGCCGGAGTCACGCACCCCGAACCCCGGCCCGTGGGACCTGCCGAGCGTCGTCATGTCTCTGGTCGGCATGATCGGCGTCGTCTACGTGGTCAAGGAGGCCGCCACCCACGGCATCACCTGGGAGTCGTCGGCCGTGGGCCTGCTGGGCGCGGCCGCGCTGTACGGCTTCGTACGCCGTCAGCTGACCCTGCCGGCCCCGCTGCTCGACATGCGTCTGTTCCGCAACCGTGGTTTCAGCGGAGCGGTCCTGGCCGACCTGCTGACCGTCCTCGGCCTGTCCGGCCTGGTCTTCTTCCTCTCCCAGTACCTGCAACTCGTCCAGGGCAGGCCCCCGTTCGAAGCAGGCCTGGCCGAACTGCCGGCCGCCGTCGGCGCGGTGGTGGCCGGCCTGGTCGCCGGCCACGCGGCCCGCCGCTTCTCGGTACGGGCCGCCGTGTCCGGCGGTCTGGCGGCGATCGGCCTCGCGCTGGCGTCGCTCACGGTCCTCGACCAGTCCACCGGCTACCCCCTGCTCGGGACCGCGCTGCTGTTCGTCGGCGTGGGCGCGGGTCTCTCCTTCACCGTGACCGCCGACGTGATCCTCGGATCCGTCCCCAAGGAACAGGCAGGCGCCGCGTCCGCCGTGTCGGAGACGGCCTACGAGTTGGGCGCGGCCCTGGGCATCGCCGTCCTCGGCTCGATCGTGACCGGTGTGTACAGCGGCTTCACCGCCCCGGCGGGCACCCCGGCCGGAGCGCACGAGTCCCTGGGCGGAGCGCTCGAGGCGGCGACCGCCATGCCGCCGGCCACCGGCCAGGCCATGCTGTCCTCAGCCCGAGAGGCCTTCACCGAAGGCCTGACCCTGGCCTCGGCCACCGGCGCCGCGGTCCTCCTGGCCACAGCGACAGCAGCCTGGTTCATGCTCCGAAACCAACACCTGGACAGCCACCCAGCCTCCAAACCAACAGCTGACCAGCCGACATGAAACCGCCCCAGCCCCAGGCACCAACAGGAGCCCATGCCCTCAATCCCACGGCCGACCAGCCAACCGATGGGGGCGCGGGGAACGGCGCGACCAGCCACAACGCACCCGCAGCCAGGGAACGGCCGCCGCCAGGCACAACCATGGGCCCAGTCCCTCAGTCCCACGGCTGACCAGCCAACCCGAAGGGGCGCGGGGAACGGCGCGACAAGCCACAACGCACCCGCAGCCAGAGAACGGCCGCCGCCAGGCACACCACGAGGCCACGGCTGCGGTCAGCCCAACGGCCGACCAGCCAACCGATGGGGGCGCGGGGAACGGCGCGACCAGCCACAACGCACCCGCAGCCAGGGAACGGCCGCCGCCAGGCACAACCATGGGGTCAGGCTTTCAATCCCACGGCTGACCAGCCGACCTGAAGGGACGCGGGGAACGGCGCGACCAGCCACACCGCACCCGCAGCCGCAGAACGGCCGCCGGCGGCGTTACGCCGCCTTCGCCTTGGTCGCGTAGATGTCCACGTACTCCTGCCCGGACAGCCGCATGACCTCCGCCATCACGGAGTCCGTAACCGCCCGCAGCACGTACCGGTCCCGGTCCATCCCCTCGTACCGGGAGAACTCCATCGCCTCACCGAACCGAACGGTGACCCGTCCAGGACGCGGCATCCCCGCACCCCCCGGCTGCAACTTGTCCGTACCGATCATCGCGAAGGGAACGACCGGCGCACCGGTCATCAGCGTGAGCCGGGCGATGCCGGTGCGGCCCCGGTACAGACGGCCGTCGGGCGAACGCGTGCCCTCGGGGTAGATGCCGAACACCCGGCCCTCCTCGAGGATCCGCCGGCCGGTCATCAGCGCGGCCACACCGCCCCGGCCGCCGTCGCGGTCCACCGGGATCATGCCGACGCCGATGAAGAACCAGGCCATGAGCCGTCCCTTGAGGCTCTTGCCGGTGACGTACTCGTCCTTGCCGATGAAGAAGACCTGCCGGTCGCACACCAGCGGAAGAATCATCGAGTCGATGAACGTGAGGTGGTTGCCGGCCAGGATGACCGGACCGTCGCCCGGGATGTGCTCCACGCCTTCCACCCGGGGGCGGAACATCAGGCGCATGATCGGTCCGAGCACTGCCTTGATGAGCGCGAAGCGGGACAACGGGTCCTCCGGTGTCAAGGGATTCTGTATGAGTCTGTGCAGGTGAGGACATTACTCGCGGTCCGGGGGGTCTTGCACATCGGGTTCACCCAGGTCTTACGCACTGTTGACGCGGGTTTACCTGCGGTGCCACGCCGTCGCGCGCCGGTAACCCGTCCGGAACGGTGTGACACAGGTCGCGATTCTCCCCGTCGGCAGACGCGTACCCCGCACCGCCGCGCCGATGCCGACGTGTCGTCAGACGTCCGTTCCCAGGTGACATCACGAGTCACCCGCGTGTTCCGTCGGAGGTCTCCCGCCGGTCATGGACCCGCACCTACCATCGGCCCGCACTGACGAGTCGACGGCAGGAGCCGGCCATGGGAACGCAGCAGTCGCAGGAACCGCAGGAGTCGCAGGAACAGTCCCGCGGGACCGGACGCCGGGCACTCCTCGGCGCGGCGGTGCTCGGCGCGGGCGGAACGGTCCTCGGACTGTCCGGCACGGCGAGAGCGGCCGAGGCCAGGCCCGGCGGCGGGGGACTGAAGAGCCTGCCGGTGCCGACGATCATCGGCCACCGCGGCGCCAGCGGCTACCGGCCGGAGCACACCTTCGGCTCGTACCAGCTCGCCCTGGACCTGGGCGCCGACATCGTCGAGGCCGGTGACCTGGTGCCCACCAGGGACGGCCACCTGGTGTGCCGTCACGAGCCGGAGATCGGCGGCACCACGAACGTCGCGGACCATCCGGAGTTCGCCGGCCGCCGGACCACCAAGGTCCTCGACGGTGTCTCCACCACCGGCTGGTTCACCGAGGACTTCACCCTCGCGGAGCTGAAGACCCTGCGCGCCGTCGAGCGGATCCCGGCCAACCGTCCGCACAACACCCTCTACGACGGCCGCTGGGAGATCCCCACCTTCGAGGAGGTGCTGCGCTGGCAGGACGAGCAGACCCGCAAGCGGGGCAGGCAGGTCTGGATCTACCCCGAGACCAAGCACCCCACCTACTTCCGCAAGCTGGGCCTGGGCCTGGAGGAGCGGGTCGCCAAACTGCTGCGCAAGTACGGCAAGGACCGGCGGAACTCGCCGGTGGTCCTCCAGTCCTTCGAGCCGACCGGCATCCAGCGGCTGAACGAGCTCGTCGACAACCCCCTGGTCGTCCTGCTCTCCACCGCGAGCAGCCGCCCCTGGGACTTCGTCGAGACGGGCGACCCCCGCACGGTCGCCGACCTGATCACCCCGAAGGGCCTCAGGGAGATCGCCGGCTACGCGCAGGGCATCGGCCCGACGCTGGACCTGGTCATCCCGAAGGACGCGAACGGCAACCTCACCACGCCGACCACCCTCGTCGCCGACGCGCACAAGCGGGGACTGATCCTGCACCCGTACACCATGCGCAACGAGAACCCCTTCCTGCCCGCGGAGTTCCGCAAGGGCACGGACCCGGACGGCTACGGCGACGTCTTCGGCGCCTTCAAGGCGTACTTCGCGACCGGCATCGACGGCGTCTTCACCGACAACGCCGACACCGGTCTGCTGGCCCGCGAGGACTTCGTCAACGGCTGAGCGCCTGGACCCGGTTGGGGTGACAGTCGGCCGTCCGGGCAACCCGTGGCCCGGATGGTGGCGTCGTGCCGCATATGACGCACGACCTGGTTTCCACCCTGCGCCCCCTGCTCAGCGCCGAGGCCTCCGCCGAGGCATATGCCTCCGGAACCGATCCTGGCGACCTCGAACAGGCGGTCTGGCTCCGCCTGCTGGAGCGCCTCGACTCCGACGGTCCGCCCGTCGACCCGCAGGGCTGGCTGCGCCGGACCGTCCGGTCCGAGGTGCGCCGCAGCCGCCGTACCACCCGACTCGAACGCCCCTACGAGACCGAGCCCACCGACCACGGCGCTCCCGGTCCCGAGCAGCTGGCCCTCGCCGCCGCCCGCCGCCGCACCCTCCGGGACGCCGTGCGCCGGCTGCCGGGTCGCTGTCCCCGTCTGATGGAGGCCCTGCTCTCGCCGAAGGACCTCACGTACCGCGAGATCGCGGGTGAGTTGGGTATGTCACAGGGCAGTCTTGGCCCGGAACGTTCCAGATGCCTGGGATGTCTGCGTCGTTTGCTCACGCCGGAGGTTGCGGCCCGCGGAGGGCGGGGATAGAGGTGAGGACAACAGGCGATCAGGTGAGCGGGAGGCGTGCGCACATGGGCATGAGCGTGACCATCTCGGCGGCGACCGAGCAGGATGTGGAGCAGATCTTCAGGCTGCAGTACCTGTGCTTCCAGAGCGAGGCGGCGCTGTACGGCAACTACCGCATCGACCCGCTCCTCCAGACGCTGGACTCGGTCCGCGCGGAGGTGACCGGGGACTGCGTCTTCGTCGCGCGGCTGGGTGACGAGGTGGTGGGCTCCGTGCGCGGCAGCGTCACCGAGGACGGCGCGGCCGCCATCGGCAAACTCTGCGTGCACCCCCGCCTTCAGGGGCACGGCATCGGCGCGCGCCTTCTCCGGGCGGCGGAGTCGGCTCTCGCGGAGGAGCGCGGTGCCACCAGGTTCCGCCTGCACACCGGCCACCGCAGCGAGGGCAACCTCCGTCTGTACCGCCGGGTCGGTTACCAGACGGTGGGCACGTCCAAGGGTGCCGACGGCGTCCCGATGATCGTCCTGGAGAAGCCGGCGGGGACGTACGCGGCTACGGCCTGAGGTTGCTCACGAGGCGTCCGGCTGCTGCTGGGTGCGGGCCCTGCGAAGCCAGTACAGGGCCGACAACGGCAGCAGCACCGGGATGAAGACGTACTCCATCCCGAAGTCCGTCCACACGGTCGAGTCCGGGAACGCGGACGGCTCGACCAGCGTCCATGTGCCCACGGCCAGCACACCGAGCAACTCGGCGGCGCAGCACACCACGGCCGCCCTGCGGGCCGTCTCACCGCCCCGCACCAGCGAGTAGGTGATGAAGCCGTAGACGAGGCCCGCCACCGCGGACAGCGAGTAGGCGAGCGGGGCGTGGTCGAAGTGGGTCGAGATCTGCACCGCCGACCGCGACACGGCACCGACGACCATCACGCCGTACAGCCACACCAGCAGCATCCCGGGCCCGCTGATCAGCCGTGTCCTCGCGGGCTTCACCGGCTTCTCCTCCGTGGCGGTCATCTCAGTTTCCCCAGATGTCATAGAGCCGCACCTCCAGAACGGCGAGCACCACACCGCCGGCGGCGGCCGTCACCGAGCCCCAGCGGGTGCGCTCCGCCAAGGACATGAACGCCACCGCCGGAACGCACGCGACCGCCCCCAGCAGATACGCCACGAAGATCGTCGTGCCCTGCTCCGGCTTCTCGCCCCGCGCCAGCTGCACGATCCCGATCACCAGCTGGACCACGGCCAGCAACGAGACCACGCCCATCCCGATGAAGTGCCAGTCCTTCGTCGGCTGGTCACGGTAGGCGGCCCAGCCGCACCAGGCGGCGAGCAGAAGGGCGGCGACGCCGGTCACGAGCGTCAGGGCGGCAAGCATGCGGCGACCCTATTACGGGCCAAAAGGCCCGACGCCGCCGACCCCGGGACGCACCGTAGGGTCGAGGGCATGAAGATCCGCGCTGAAGCCCTCCTGTTCGACAACGACGGCACCCTTGTCTCCTCCCTCGCCTCCGTGGACCGCTGCTGGACGCAGTGGGCCGGGGAGTACGGCATCACCGCCGAGGAGTTCGGGCGCGTCGAACTGCACGGGCGGACGGCCGCGGAGATAGCCGCCGACCTGCTGCCCGCCGAGATCGTGCCGGCGGCCGTCGCGCGGATCGAGCAGCTCGAGGTGGACGACGTACCCAACGGGGGAGTGCACCTGCTCCCCGGCACCAGGGACTTCCTCGACTCGCTGCCCGCCGACCGGTGGGCCGTCGTCACCTCCGCCACCCGCAGGCTCGCCGAGGCCAGACTCGACGCCGTCGGCATCCTGCCCAAGACCCTGATCGCCGCCGACGACGTCACACGCGGCAAGCCGGACCCCGAGCCCTACCTGCTCGCCGCCCGCCGACTGGGAGTCGACCCGGCCCGCTGTGTCGTCTTCGAGGACGCTCCGGCCGGACTTCAGGCGGGCCGCGCGGCCGGAATGACCACCGTGGCGTTGGCCACTACCCACCAGGCCCACGAACTGCTCGCGGACCTGGTGGTGGCGGACCTGTCGGCCCTGTCCGCACTGGTCACCGGCGCCGGAGTGGAGGTCTCCGTCCGCGCCTGACACGCGTCCGCCGCTGTCCAGTATGCGGACAGCGGAAGCATGTAAGGACCGTACGTCTGGTTTACTGATCGCATGACCACCACGAGCTGCCGCACCCTTGCGACCGAGGCGACCCTGACGCCCGGTGCTCGTTGTATGTGTCGAATGCGCGCCTTCTAGAGGGCCCCTGCACCACCTCGAGCCTCGCGCCCCGAAGCGAGACGCCGTGGCATGTCCGTGCGCCGAACGCCGTACGTGACCGAGCCGCCCCCACCGCCCGAACGGCGTGGGACCCCACGCGCACTTGTTCTCCTCTCCCTCCTTTTTCCCGCAGCGCCACCGGACGAGAACCGTGCCGCGTTCCAACCGAATGCACGCACCGTGCTCCGGGCACAGCCATGCCCGCGCACTCGACAGTGACGGAAACCCCAGTGATCACCACCTCGGGCCTGACCAAGGTCTACCGCTCCCGCGGCCGTGAGGTCACCGCCCTCGACGGCGTCGATCTGCACGTCCGCGAAGGCGAGGTGTACGGCGTCATCGGCCAGTCCGGCGCCGGCAAGTCCTCGCTCATCCGCTGCGTCAACCTGCTGGAACGGCCCACCTCAGGGACGGTGACCGTCGCCGGACAGGACCTCACCGCCCTCGCCGGACGCGGGCCGCGGGCCGGCCGGGAACTCCGCCGGGCGCGCAGCCGTATCGGCATGGTCTTCCAGCACTTCAACCTGCTGTCCTCCCGCACGGTCCAGGACAACGTCGAGCTGCCCCTCGAGATCCTCGGCAGGTCGGGCGGGGAACGCTCCCGCAAGGCACTCGAACTGCTCGAACTGGTCGGCCTCGCCGACAAGGCGAAGGCCTACCCCGCCCAGCTCTCCGGCGGCCAGAAGCAGCGCGTGGGCATTGCCCGCGCGCTGGCCGGCGACCCCAAGGTGCTCCTGTCCGACGAGGCCACCAGCGCCCTCGACCCGGAGACCACCCGCTCGATCCTCCAGCTGCTGCGCGACCTGAACCGGCAACTGGGCCTGACCGTCCTGCTCATCACCCACGAGATGGGCGTCGTCAAGAGCATCTGCGACTCCGCCGCCCTCATGGACAACGGACGCATCGTCGAGTCCGGCACGGTCAGCGAACTGCTCGCGACCCCGGGTTCGGAGCTCGCCGGCGCGCTGTTCCCGGTGGGCGGGGAGGCCACCGGCGACGACCGGACCGTCGTCGACGTCACCTTCCAGGGCGAGGCCGCGACCCAGCCCGTCATCTCGCAGCTCTCGCGCACGTACAACATCGACATCTCGATCCTCGGCGCCGCGATCGACACCGTCGGCGGCCTCCAGGTCGGCCGGATGCGCATCGAACTGCCCGGCCACTACGAGGACAACGTCGTGCCGATCGGCTTCCTGCGCGAACGGGGCCTGCAGATCGACGTGGTGGGCCAGGAGGCCGTGCTGGTGAAGGAAGGTGCCAAGTGACCTGGTCCGAGATGCAGCCCCTGCTGTCCCAGGCGTGTTGGGACACGCTCTACATGGTGGGCTGGTCCACGCTCATCGCCGTCGTCGGCGGCCTTCCGCTCGGCGTCCTGCTCGTCCTCACCGACCGGGGCGGCCTGCTGCAGAACGTGGCCGCCAACAAGGTCATCGGGCAGATCGTGAACATCGCCCGCTCGATGCCGTTCATCATCCTGATGGTCGCGCTGATGAACTTCACGCGCTCGATCACCGGGACGACCATCGGCCGTGAGGCGGCCATCGTGCCGCTCGCCATCGGGGCGATCCCGTTCTTCGCGCGCCTCGTCGAGACGGCTGTCCGAGAGGTGGACGGCGGACTGGTCGAGGCCGTGCAGGCGATGGGCGGCAACACCTGGACCACCGTCCGCAAGGTGCTCGTACCGGAGTCGCTGCCCTCGCTGATCTCCAGCACCACGACCACGATCGTCGCGCTCATCGGCTACTCGGCCATGGCCGGCACGGTCGGCGCCGGCGGTCTCGGCGACATCGCCATCCGCTACGGATACCAGCGCTTCGAGACCGACCTCATGTGGATCACCGTGGCCATCCTCGCCGTG
It includes:
- a CDS encoding MFS transporter, yielding MTSTLQPADTTEAVTRPGRWLALSVLVLAVLLVAVDATVLGLATPYISEDLKPSGTQLLWIGDVYSFVIAGLLVSMGSLGDRIGRKRILLVGATAFGAISVLNAYATTPEMMIAARALLGVAGATLMPATLALIRNLFHDPRERSLAVGIWGATASAGTAIGPIVGGFLLEHFWWGSVFLINLPVMVVLVLVGIRLLPESRTPNPGPWDLPSVVMSLVGMIGVVYVVKEAATHGITWESSAVGLLGAAALYGFVRRQLTLPAPLLDMRLFRNRGFSGAVLADLLTVLGLSGLVFFLSQYLQLVQGRPPFEAGLAELPAAVGAVVAGLVAGHAARRFSVRAAVSGGLAAIGLALASLTVLDQSTGYPLLGTALLFVGVGAGLSFTVTADVILGSVPKEQAGAASAVSETAYELGAALGIAVLGSIVTGVYSGFTAPAGTPAGAHESLGGALEAATAMPPATGQAMLSSAREAFTEGLTLASATGAAVLLATATAAWFMLRNQHLDSHPASKPTADQPT
- a CDS encoding lysophospholipid acyltransferase family protein is translated as MSRFALIKAVLGPIMRLMFRPRVEGVEHIPGDGPVILAGNHLTFIDSMILPLVCDRQVFFIGKDEYVTGKSLKGRLMAWFFIGVGMIPVDRDGGRGGVAALMTGRRILEEGRVFGIYPEGTRSPDGRLYRGRTGIARLTLMTGAPVVPFAMIGTDKLQPGGAGMPRPGRVTVRFGEAMEFSRYEGMDRDRYVLRAVTDSVMAEVMRLSGQEYVDIYATKAKAA
- a CDS encoding glycerophosphodiester phosphodiesterase — its product is MGTQQSQEPQESQEQSRGTGRRALLGAAVLGAGGTVLGLSGTARAAEARPGGGGLKSLPVPTIIGHRGASGYRPEHTFGSYQLALDLGADIVEAGDLVPTRDGHLVCRHEPEIGGTTNVADHPEFAGRRTTKVLDGVSTTGWFTEDFTLAELKTLRAVERIPANRPHNTLYDGRWEIPTFEEVLRWQDEQTRKRGRQVWIYPETKHPTYFRKLGLGLEERVAKLLRKYGKDRRNSPVVLQSFEPTGIQRLNELVDNPLVVLLSTASSRPWDFVETGDPRTVADLITPKGLREIAGYAQGIGPTLDLVIPKDANGNLTTPTTLVADAHKRGLILHPYTMRNENPFLPAEFRKGTDPDGYGDVFGAFKAYFATGIDGVFTDNADTGLLAREDFVNG
- a CDS encoding RNA polymerase sigma factor; the protein is MTHDLVSTLRPLLSAEASAEAYASGTDPGDLEQAVWLRLLERLDSDGPPVDPQGWLRRTVRSEVRRSRRTTRLERPYETEPTDHGAPGPEQLALAAARRRTLRDAVRRLPGRCPRLMEALLSPKDLTYREIAGELGMSQGSLGPERSRCLGCLRRLLTPEVAARGGRG
- a CDS encoding GNAT family N-acetyltransferase — translated: MGMSVTISAATEQDVEQIFRLQYLCFQSEAALYGNYRIDPLLQTLDSVRAEVTGDCVFVARLGDEVVGSVRGSVTEDGAAAIGKLCVHPRLQGHGIGARLLRAAESALAEERGATRFRLHTGHRSEGNLRLYRRVGYQTVGTSKGADGVPMIVLEKPAGTYAATA
- a CDS encoding HAD family hydrolase, which produces MKIRAEALLFDNDGTLVSSLASVDRCWTQWAGEYGITAEEFGRVELHGRTAAEIAADLLPAEIVPAAVARIEQLEVDDVPNGGVHLLPGTRDFLDSLPADRWAVVTSATRRLAEARLDAVGILPKTLIAADDVTRGKPDPEPYLLAARRLGVDPARCVVFEDAPAGLQAGRAAGMTTVALATTHQAHELLADLVVADLSALSALVTGAGVEVSVRA
- a CDS encoding methionine ABC transporter ATP-binding protein; amino-acid sequence: MITTSGLTKVYRSRGREVTALDGVDLHVREGEVYGVIGQSGAGKSSLIRCVNLLERPTSGTVTVAGQDLTALAGRGPRAGRELRRARSRIGMVFQHFNLLSSRTVQDNVELPLEILGRSGGERSRKALELLELVGLADKAKAYPAQLSGGQKQRVGIARALAGDPKVLLSDEATSALDPETTRSILQLLRDLNRQLGLTVLLITHEMGVVKSICDSAALMDNGRIVESGTVSELLATPGSELAGALFPVGGEATGDDRTVVDVTFQGEAATQPVISQLSRTYNIDISILGAAIDTVGGLQVGRMRIELPGHYEDNVVPIGFLRERGLQIDVVGQEAVLVKEGAK
- a CDS encoding methionine ABC transporter permease, whose translation is MTWSEMQPLLSQACWDTLYMVGWSTLIAVVGGLPLGVLLVLTDRGGLLQNVAANKVIGQIVNIARSMPFIILMVALMNFTRSITGTTIGREAAIVPLAIGAIPFFARLVETAVREVDGGLVEAVQAMGGNTWTTVRKVLVPESLPSLISSTTTTIVALIGYSAMAGTVGAGGLGDIAIRYGYQRFETDLMWITVAILAVVISLIQFAGDFAARSLHRRGGHSGPAPRLRLLKAKEPAAADVSKAV